The genomic stretch TGAAGCTCAATTCCCGTGCCGAACAGTATTGGCCCGAAGGGCCGGATGAGGGGGGTCATAACGGCATTGGCTTCCGGTTGTGAACCCCTCATCCGCCGCTGCGCGGCACCTTCTCCCACAAGGGGAGAAGGGAGGTGTCAACGGCCCTCGCGTCTGCACTTCCAGAGTCAGCCGCTGTATGATGCGGAAACGCTCCGGTTGAACGAGCAGACTCACGGGGAGATGATCTCATGAACCCGAATCACGACCTCGCCGGAGCGTTCACGTTCCCCGGCTCGTCCACCACGGTGAAGCGTCTGGGCTATGGGGCGATGCAGTTGGCGGGCAAGGGCGTCTGGGGGCCGCCGGAGGATGAGGACGCGGCGGTGGATGTGCTGCGCGAGGTGGTCGCGAGCGGCGTCGATCACATCGACACCAGCGACTTCTACGGGCCGCACGTCGTCAACCGGCTCATCCGCAGGGCGCTTCATCCCTATCCGGAGCGACTGACGATCGTCACGAAGGTCGGATTTCGACGGCCGGCGGATCGGTCGTGGCACCCGGCGCACTCGGCCGAGGAGTTGACGTCGGCCGTGCACGACAACCTCCGCAACCTCGGGCTCGACGCCCTCGACGTCGTCAACCTGCGGGTCGGCGACGACGGAGAATCGATCGCCGAGCGGCTGACCGTCCTGGCCGACCTCCAGCGACAAGGGCTGATCCGACACATCGGCCTCAGCAACGTCACCGCCGGGCAGGTTGAGGAAGCCCAGTCGATCGCCGAGATCGTCTGCGTGCAGAACCTCTACAACGTCGCCAACCGCCGCGACGACGCGCTCATCGACGACCTGGCTGCGAAGGGAATCGCGTACGTCCCCTTCTTCCCGCTCGGCGGCTTCACGCCGCTCCAGTCGTCGGCCCTCGATTCGGCATCGGCGTCGCTGGGAGCGACGCCGATGCAGGTC from Paludisphaera rhizosphaerae encodes the following:
- a CDS encoding oxidoreductase; the encoded protein is MNPNHDLAGAFTFPGSSTTVKRLGYGAMQLAGKGVWGPPEDEDAAVDVLREVVASGVDHIDTSDFYGPHVVNRLIRRALHPYPERLTIVTKVGFRRPADRSWHPAHSAEELTSAVHDNLRNLGLDALDVVNLRVGDDGESIAERLTVLADLQRQGLIRHIGLSNVTAGQVEEAQSIAEIVCVQNLYNVANRRDDALIDDLAAKGIAYVPFFPLGGFTPLQSSALDSASASLGATPMQVALAWLLQRSPNILLIPGTKSLGHLRENLAAASLRLTEETVAELDAIAAKTG